Proteins encoded in a region of the Trichosurus vulpecula isolate mTriVul1 chromosome 9, mTriVul1.pri, whole genome shotgun sequence genome:
- the LOC118831901 gene encoding dachshund homolog 2-like, with the protein MKLTAANGLGGEESPERAESENEEPNPNAGLDLPFMMLPHPLLPVSLPPASVAMVMHQMNHFNTISNMAAAAQRQSPLARAGASVIKETDSSPPAASPEESGGPEGVDASSCSPSQLEDAPKVMAVMPEDGEKELPDQGNGSNPKKLQKENVLSLSQELFIQHKVLWGTKRSIRQGTCPQDAYSQVWEARQTGEMQIAIPVMKSNLDKGQLAGQLVAPGFTTPFIFADSLSSVETLLTNIQFLLKVALDSARVQERQMQEEKKELRMELYREREMRETLERQLAVELQSRATVQRRLKKEKKAKRKLQEVLEFESKRREQMEQALRQATGGDSVLSILRGFGFSERDLEGIGTESDSAEMQENINPTTMY; encoded by the coding sequence ATGAAGCTCACGGCAGCAAACGGCCTCGGCGGGGAGGAAAGCCCGGAGAGGGCTGAATCCGAAAACGAAGAACCGAATCCAAACGCGGGGCTGGACCTGCCATTTATGATGTTGCCCCACCCCCTACTTCCCGTTAGCCTGCCTCCTGCATCAGTTGCCATGGTGATGCATCAGATGAACCACTTCAATACTATTTCCAACATGGCCGCTGCAGCTCAGAGGCAGAGTCCGCTTGCCAGAGCAGGGGCTTCCGTCATCAAAGAAACCGACAGCTCCCCTCCCGCTGCGTCCCCGGAAGAGAGCGGTGGGCCCGAGGGCGTGGATGCCTCCAGCTGCTCCCCTTCCCAGCTGGAGGACGCACCCAAGGTGATGGCTGTGATGCccgaggatggagaaaaagagctTCCTGATCAGGGAAATGGATCGAATCCAAAGAAACTCCAGAAAGAAAACGTCCTCTCCCTGAGTCAGGAGCTTTTTATCCAGCACAAGGTGCTGTGGGGAACGAAAAGGAGCATAAGACAGGGaacctgccctcaagatgcttacagtcAAGTTTGGGAAGCGAGACAGACGGGAGAGATGCAGATCGCCATTCCGGTGATGAAATCCAACCTAGATAAAGGTCAACTGGCTGGCCAACTCGTGGCTCCCGGATTCACCACCCCGTTTATTTTTGCCGATAGCCTTTCCTCCGTGGAAACGCTTCTAACCAATATTCAGTTCCTGCTGAAAGTGGCCCTGGACAGTGCCCGTGTCCAGGAGAGGCAAAtgcaagaagaaaagaaggagctgAGGATGGAGCtttacagagagagggagatgagggaGACCCTGGAAAGGCAGCTTGCCGTGGAGCTGCAAAGCCGGGCCACTGTCCAGAGGCgcctgaagaaagagaagaaggccaaGAGGAAGCTCCAGGAAGtcctggaatttgaatccaaacGCAGAGAGCAAATGGAGCAGGCCCTGAGACAGGCCACCGGGGGTGACAGTGTGCTCAGCATCCTCAGAGGTTTTGGATTCTCAGAAAGAGATCTTGAAGGCATTGGGACTGAGTCTGACAGTGCAGAAATGCAAGAGAACATCAACCCCACCACCATGTACTGA